The nucleotide window ATTCGAGCAGTGACCACAAAAATTAACAGGGCGTGGGTCTCTTAAAGTGTATCTGAATTGTGTTATTTCGGAACCATTAATGTGCACTAAATCACTACTAACagtgttttaaattatatttattatgctACATCTAATGAGTGTACTAGACATGTTATTTTGGCCACCCTtctaatacaatttaaatatatttacatggtTAGTAGCATAAGTCATATGTCACTGTCATTTTATTAGTGACTATTTAGGCATGTTCTGTTCATTTGTGTtagtgaaatgtattttttatttatattttagtagTACTTTTCACACAATGTACAGTTCAGTCAGGCAGCTCAGAGAGACTTCAATTGTATGAGTGGTGAAAACAGCATATGAATATTATACATAGTAGTGTATATTAAGTGTAAGTTAATAccatttcatttatatattaataggGACTTAGTACAAATTAATGGtttcaaaattacatattttaagcACCCGTTTTTCTATGAGGGGCACAAGTGTCTGCGACCACTGCGACTGAGGTACTGCAGATTCCTGATGGCGCCATCTACAGGCCGAGGAGTTAACGAGCTGTACACCCAACATTCAAATCAAGGCTTTGGATTATCTGAGTAACTGTGGACCAGAAAGGTGGGTAATGACATGTACTATACGTCTGAGGATCTGTTTACAATGTATTTACTTGTGTTTTTGACAGCATCTTGCTTTGATACTGGGCACTTATTTGCATATGAGTTTATATGGTTTAATCTATGTGGTAAATACAAGTTTACAAACGTAATTTCCTACCTTTATTTTACCTTTTAACCGGTTTTGGGTActtaatatttgttattttgcAGAGGCGACACTTTTGAGGATATCTGCagtgttatatttttatatatatttaatctaGGTTCGTGTATTAATGGGAGTCGTCATGACAACAGTGCAATCCGTCAACAAACGCTGGTCATGGCAGGCGTGAGGTGAGCCTCGGGAAATGTTCAACTTATTTTAGCGTGACTTTTAAAGTtggtttaaaatatgaatgacCTCACAGCTGATGGGGACTGGTTCTCAAAATGTCAGCATAAAGTTGTTGTTAAGAGCTAAAGAATGTATTCCAGAGTGTTACGGAATGAGTTTTAAAGACATTTAGGCTGAGTGCTAAATACATAGCGATAGCTATATAGTGTACACTACACCGAGGGTTTCATGACTTCCTTAAAATGCAGCGACCGTTAACCAGTTAGCAGTGAAGTGTTCTCAACACTAGCTAACGTCACCGGACAAATGTTTTAACGGTAATACTCAAAcagagaaatgcttttaaatttaaatacatgtagctgaataattatttaaaggaagatgtcacattaaaaacacaggAGGAACATTTAGAAGAAAGTTcaggggaaaacacacacacacacttcccactTAAACACAGCAGATATTCCCAGGATGTTTTAGAGCTAAACGTTTCTAGCCGGGGAGTTCGGGACACATggccaaataaaaaacaacttttATTAGAAATTTAATGCATGATTCGTGTATGAGGTCGTTACTGCACGTGCCCTGCGTAGGGAGTAGTTGGCTATTTGAGATACAGCCTTTTATCTATTTATACATCATCCTTATATTTCTGTGGTGCTTTAGGTGGCCAGAGAAGTGATTAATGACAGTGACATATGACTTATGATACTAaccatgtaaatatatttaaattgtattagaAGGGTGGCCAAAATAACATATGCCTAGAACACTTATTATATATGAAGCATaataaatatcatttaaaatatttattagtaGTGATTAAGTGTACATTAGTGGTTCAGAAATAACACACATTTGATCTCCTACCCTATGTTTGTGAAGTGTGGCTGTGCGTAAGGGCCGGTGTCTGCAGAGAGCTCCACCAGAAGGTGATATCTTTCAGGCTGCTGTGTGTGGGGATGAGGAATGGTTGCGTTTCAGTCTAAAGAGAACACGGTCTCCTTTACAGCCAAACAAACAGGTGAGCTGCTCTTTCACACACACGACTTTAGGTCTTGGCTAAAATGGCAAGTTAAttcatttgtgtattttaagACAGTGTGACTGGAGTCTATTGGCCCATAATACTTGAGTTTGCTCTGCTTGAACATAGAGGAACACAGGCGTTGGAGGTTATACAGAgagtttgttttggtttgtaaatatttaaaacaggtTTAATACATAACCTCTGACGCATCCAAgcctctaggtgtcagtgtaatggtgATTTCATAACATGAATATGACTGAGTGGTCCTTTTAAACTTTTtacatttgtgtctgtgtgtgtgtgtgtgtgtgtgtgtgtgtcagggtctCACTGTATTTCATGTCGCTGCTCAGCATGGCCAGCTGGACTGCATGAAGCTGCTTTTGGCATCCTGTTGTGTTGATGTGAACGCTGGTTGTCCGCATGGGTGGAGACCCCTGCACATGCTGCTCAGTCCGATGAGcaaacctcacacacacatctgtctcACGTACCTGCTAAAAAACGGAGCCCAGCACAATGTGTACAACccattttctgcttttctgtagaaaaaacaaacaaactgctgTTATGTCATTATAGTTAGAGTTAGTAAAACTTGATAAGCatgtgttttcctttttaaatcCCATGATACATTAgttacataaacaaatgtaCAGGAAGTTGTTCATTATGGTTATGATTACTGTACTTAGATCCACAGATGAAGGACTTACCCCTCTGCATATGGCTGCAGCTGAAGGATTGAAAGAATGTGTGGAAACACTGGTTGAGGTTGGAGCAGACGCACGTGCATGTGACAACAGAGGACACACACCTCTTGACCTTGCTCGCATCTGGGGTCACAGGGTCATTGCCAGGTAAAGCCCTTTAATAGCTGTTTTTAATACAGCATTGGTTTGGggatattgtattattatataaatattaatagatGTTTGGAAAGGTTTACCTTAATTCTTACAGATGTAACAGGTTGGTATAGCATGGGCTGGGTCTAGCAGGATGTCATAATACAGTGATGATATGAGATGCAGATGTGGACAGATTTATCAGGGGTTGCAGAGTTGCCACAGATGCAGAAGTTGGGTAGTTGTCGCTGCCAGGGAAAATGTCAGAAAGATGTCAAGTGCACAGAGCAGCGGGTTGTGAGTGGCAGGTGGGCAGAGGCCAGTAGAGTAGCAAGTGGTCTTTGTGAATCGTGATACACGGGCACTCTAAAACAAAGTTTCCCAAAGATAtccatatgtaaatattttcttaatactacatttacattttctttccaAATGTGTGTAGGCATTCACTAATCAGTGAGATCAGATATTGcatgtattaaataaaatgatcatTGTGATTGGCAAGTTTCTGCCTATTTCCCAAAATACACTGTTTGTGGATTTATGCTgatattattaaacattaaaatgtgtatttgtatatttcTCAGGTATCTAAGACATATCATTTGGCAAGAGGACAAGAAGAATTATGTGGAGGGAAAAAAGCACTGCAGAATCTCAGACAGAAACTGATCTGCATGCAGAGGAATGCAGAGGACAAGGAGAAGGTACATTAGATAATTTCACACTGTTTTCactaagggtggcacggtggcgcagcaggtagtgtcgcagtcacacagctccagcttccagcttgtgggttcggttcccgcgccgggtgtctgtgagaagtgtggtgtgttctccctgtgtctgcgtgggtttcctccgggtgactgtctgtgagaagtgtggtgtgttctccctgtgtctgcgtggttttcctccgggtgactgtctgtgaggtgtgtggtctgttctctctgtgtctgcgtgggtttcctccgggtgactgtctgtgaggagtatggtgcgTTCtccgtgtctacgtgggtttcctccgggtgactgtctttgaggagtgtggtgtgttctccctgtgtctgcgtgggtttcctccgggtgactgtctgtgaggagtgtggtgtgttctctctgtgtctgcgtgggtttcctccgggtgactgtttgtgaggagtatggtgtgttctctctgtgcctgcatgggtttcctccgggtgactgtctgtgaggagtgtggtgtgttctccccatgtctgcgtgggtttcctccgggtgactgtctgtgaggagtatggtgtgttctccgtgtctgcgtgggtttcctccgggtgactgtctttgaggagtgtggtgtgttctccctgtgtctgcgtgggttccctccgggtgactgtctgtgaggagtgtggtgtgttctctctgtgtctgcgtgggtttcctccgggtgactgtctgtgaggagtgtggtgtgttctctctgtgtctgcgtgggtttcctccgggtgactgtttgtgaggagtatggtgtgttctctctgtgcctgtgtgggtttcctccgggtgactgtctgtgaggagtgtggtgtgttctccccatgtctgcgtgggtttcctccgggtgactgtttgtgaggagtatggtgtgttctctctgtgtctgcgtgggtttcctccgggtgctccgttttcctcttacagtccaaaaacacacgttggtaggtggattggagactcaaaagtgtcagtaggtgtgagtgtgcgaatgTTTGTAGCCCTTTGAatgactgatgccccctccagggtgtattcctgccttgtgcccaatgattccaggtaggctctggacccaccgtgaccctgaactcgataagggttacagataattaatgaactTAACATTATGTGGTTCTTAAAACAATTCCAAAACTCTTTGAACTCACACTGGAAttaaaaaatggttcttctgtaCTATATGTGCACAGAACACTTTTTGTTGCCTTTCTTGTACATCAAAATGTACTTTTTATACATCATCCTTATATTTCTGTGGTGCTTTAGGAGGCCAGAGAAGTGATTAACGAGCAGAAAATTTCTGAGTGGGCTGAGAAGAAGCGTCTTCCTTTGCTCTTGACTCCTCTGAGGGCCTCATGGACATCGAGTCATGATTGCTGCCAGCCAACGGAGCCTACTAAAACCAAGAGCAGAAAGAAATGCAAGCCAAGTCCAACAACAGAACTGTGGAACATCTCGTCAAACCCCTGCAAACCTCCTCCGGCTAGTGTCAGCAGGCCACAAGAGGCGAGAATGGGAATTCATCCAGAGGAAGCTCCAGTAGAGCCAGATCTGCATCAGTGTGTGACACTGGGGTGTTTTGAGGATGGGCGCCCGTGCTACACAGCATCATGGGATGGTATTCCACATCAAGTTCCTACCCTGCCACCTGATGTCATCCAGAGGGGCCTGTTTCCGGCCTGTTTTCCCTCCCGTATCTCTTCTCCACTTCACTTCCAGACCAAAAGTGTGCTGGACCTGCCACACCGAGGCTGCACTGCTGGACCAGGAGCCTCACCATGGACTGAAGTGGCCATGCACCTGGCAGAGGAACTGAAACCAGGCCATTATTAAACAATAAAGGAAAGTAAAATGGCAATGCAGCTTTAATTTAGATAAGTCTCCTCACTCTACAAATAACCTTAACCTCTGCATCAAATGCAACTACCCCAAAGGTACCTGATGTACCTGTCATACTCCCttgcttcacagcccagtgctgaaaGGCTTTATAACATTTCAGCCAACTTCTAAAATGTCAAATAATTTTTATAGAGATTAAACAAGCTGTGTGTCCACAAGGGGTGcactttaaaatatgaatgtatataaaaaaggtACTCAGTGACAGCAATGGAGAGTGAAAAATAGACATTTGgctcaaaatttaaaaaacctGAATGTATTCATCCATCCAAATCAttaaattcaggtgttccaatcacttccatgacCCCAGGTGTTTTAGAAACCAAGCACTTAGGCATTCAGACTCCtcctacaaacatttgtgaaagaatggttCACTCATTATATTCTAGCATGGTACTGTGaaaggatgccacctgtgctaaatactactaaatattccagtCAACTGTCCTTGGTATTATAACAACGTAGAACTGActgggaacgacagcaactcgGCCACAAATTGGTAGGTcacaaaaaatgacagaaaGGGGTCAGCGGATGCTGAGGCGCATATTGCGCAGGGGTTGCCAATCAGTACAGACTTCTAAACTTAATGTGGCCTTCAAATTAGCCCAAGAAAAGTGCACAGCTTCATtaaatgggtttccatggccatgcagctgcatccaagcatTACACCACCAAGCACATTTCAAAGTGCTGGATGCTTTGGTGTAAAGCACGGTGCCTCTGGACTCTAAAGCAGTGGagacatgttctctggagtgaggaaTCACACTTCTGAGTGAGAATGACATTTGTCTTACTGCATTATGCCAAGTGTAAGGTTTTGTGAAGGGagggattatggtgtggggttgtgaAGAGTTGGGCTTGGCCCTTTTTTTCAAGTGTAAGGAACTCTTACAGCTACATTCCTATCTTTGTGGGGACAGTTTGGAGTTGCTatttcctgttccaacatgactgtactccagtgcacaaagcaaggtccagaAAGACAGGGATGAGCAAGTTGGCTGTGGAAGAACTTGCCTGTCctgcacagagccctgacctcaacctgatagaacacctttgggatgaattagagctgAGATTGCAAGCCAGGCCTTCTCACAAAAGTAGCTCAGAAATGTGTTTCTGAAAGAATGGTCATGAATTCCTATAAATagactcctaaaccttgtggaaagctttcccagaagagttgaagttGTTGTAGCTGCAAAAGATGGGCCAACATcttattaaaccctatggattaagaatggaaTGTCACTCAAATTCATATATGTGCGAAGGTAGTAGTATTTTCATAGTTTGTCCATTCTCCAATATCCAATCTAACAGATGAAACAGTAACATCTTTGTGGCTGGATCTTCGCTGTATTAAGTGGATAAGACTGAACCTTTTTAATCCCATTAATGGTAGAGGTGCACCCACTgttaaaacacattcatttgcagacatacagcttgtgtaatctcaATAGAAAACTGCGAAAAAAATGGAATGCTCTGTAGAATCTTAAATTCATCATCCCCAGTGCTGAGCAACGGTTTAAAAGgtttaaacacctcagtatTTGGCTGTGAAAGGCGTTTATGAATAGTTAGTGTCTTTTTTGATCCAACATCAATAGTCAACCCATGGCACTCTTAAATGTGATCATGTACTCACAGAAAATATTCCAAAATCTAGTGTAAATTCTTCCCATAAAATCAAAAGCTGATACTGCAGCTGAATAGGGGCAAAGTCTTTGTTAACACCTTTGATTTTGAAAGGAACCTTGGTTGAGCAGATGTCTACAGAGATGTAGATAAACGAGCAATTACGAAATATGATATGtccaaaacattcatttttaattagctTTGAACACTGTGTCTGTAAtgtgtggtggtggttgggGCGAGGGGTGCAAACTCACGGATGAGTGTTTTATACGCTGTTGACACCTTACTTGTGTTACTGagggacactgactgaagacatgGGGGATGAATTTTGTGATAATGCAAAGAAAAATACAATAAGTATCTGTTTGACCAAATTAAAACCTGACATCGGCAGCTCATCTCCCTGCCTCTGCTCATGTCCCAGATTATAGAAACACTGGAGACTACAGGAAATGGAGAAGATACTAAGGGAAAAAGTCAAACTGTGCCTAGTACATATACTTGTACTGCACATAAGAGGAACTAATATAGCGTATTACCGTCCTgctccagaaaacaaacaccCCTTTGTTGGATTACTGATTAGGTTACTTTCGTTTTAGAGTGGCAAAGGCTAATATTGGAATATGTCCCTTTGGACTATACGAATGCCAATATgattttatatgtgtgtgtatatatatatatatatatgtatatgtgtgtgttgggagggggtgcagcaggtagtgttgcagtcacacaagcATTACTTAGTTACAGCCAAAAGTTTACTTATAGGTTTACTGTGGAACAAGTATTTTAATTCActtgtacctttttttttttttagaggaggagttggtgtgttctccctgtgtccgcgtgggtttcctccgggtgctccagtttcctcccacagtccaaaaacacacgttggtaggtggattggtgattcaaaattgttcatgtgtgtctgtgttgccctgtgaaggactggcgccccctccagggtgtattcctgccttgcgcccaatgattccaggtagatcTTGTATTGATTGCAGGAGCATTGAACAACTTTGTAATTTCTTACACAGCACATCCCAAAGGACACTGTCATTCTGGAATGTGCCGTCAGTTGAGGTTTCTACGTTACGCAAAAGTCTTTTGATTCAAAGAACAGATTATTGGTTCCAACAATTCCTCAAACCAATCACTTTAACACACTGTCTGATGTCTCCACATTGTACACGCCCACAAGAGACATCAGCCATGAGCACAcccacaaaacacaaacatgggGGACAACGAGCAACTTGGCACCATCTACTGTGAACATAGAGTAAGAAATAAAACGCTAGTCACTGCACTGGGGTGAAAAGAACTGATTACATATTCATCACTGCACTAATTTGCCAATCACAGGCTCTTAAGTGATTGCTAATTTAAATCTAAAGCGTGATTATTTTGGGGGATGGGGCAGGCAGTGCAGTTTCACTGAAGCAAGATTGTGTACAAGTGTTTTTGTCTGTTGAGCATTTACGAAATGCTCCTATCCCAAGTCAAGAGGAACAGTGAAGATGTTTGCATAAAATATTAAACCATGCTAAAAGCTTTGATAAATGCTGCCTATCGAGTGCAAACATAAGAACACAGCTGACCATGCCCTCTCTACAGATCATCGCtgaagtaaataataaaaaaataaataaacgttGGGGGGGCAATAAAAGCAAAAGCAGACTTTGCCTCTTTGGGGACACTATATTTTAGTTACAGCAGTGATGTTGTGTGGTTGGCTGTCAGGGGCATGACCACGGTGACCTAGGTCACTGTGCACGTAACAGCCCTGCTGTTGTCTCTCCTCCCCCGAGAATCCCTTGCTTCTGCTCATACTCTGAAAAAAGCTTAGCATTTTACACTGCTCTCAGACCAGCTACAGCAACCTTGACAGAGCTCTTATCCTTGATAAGAAACCAAGCAAAAACAGATTCCAACTCAGCTGCACTGAGGTTATATTACCAACACGTTCCCTCTCGCTCCCAAAAGTGACTTATTCCCCAGGTGAAGGCTTGCTaaagtgagtgtatgtgttagAGAGTGTTGGAGAGTGTTAGAGAGATTGTGCTGACCCCTCAGCAACCTCACACTTCAAGAGATAACCTCCAGGTGCCCCCACATAAAGGGCAACCAATCACAGACGTGAGGGTGAGTTCATCACACCtcagaatgaaataaaacaaccatCAGGAAATGATCATTTCAGCCATTGGAAACTGGACGTATATTTTTTGGAGAATCAATAACGATTTACTTCCGTTTTATTAGAAATTCTGCACATGAGCCGTATGTGTGAaaaatggctaaagaaaaaGCATTGTGGTCAGTGTCagtttagttttaaaatgaacagaaaccCAATTGCTTTGATGTAATGAACAACGTGAGGAAGTTGACCACAGTTTTACTGATGCCTGCAACAATATGCATCAAACACCTGAGAGATTGTGTCTAATACATTAAAGAATACTTAAACTTaagaatatttattattattattactcagAGATGTTTGGTACATATTGCTGCTTCTATGGGTTTTCAAATAACGTACTTAGATCTGAAAAGTCTGTACAAACACCTTTGATCTTTacaacaca belongs to Hoplias malabaricus isolate fHopMal1 chromosome 9, fHopMal1.hap1, whole genome shotgun sequence and includes:
- the ankrd53 gene encoding LOW QUALITY PROTEIN: ankyrin repeat domain-containing protein 53 (The sequence of the model RefSeq protein was modified relative to this genomic sequence to represent the inferred CDS: inserted 1 base in 1 codon) yields the protein MAGVSVAVRKGRCLQRAPPEGDIFQAAVCGDEEWLRFSLKRTRSPLQPNKQGLTVFHVAAQHGQLDCMKLLLASCCVDVNAGCPHGWRPLHMLLSPMSKPHTHICLTYLLKNGAQHNVSTDEGLTPLHMAAAEGLKECVETLVEVGADARACDNRGHTPLDLARIWGHRVIARYLRHIIWQEDKKNYVEXKKALQNLRQKLICMQRNAEDKEKEAREVINEQKISEWAEKKRLPLLLTPLRASWTSSHDCCQPTEPTKTKSRKKCKPSPTTELWNISSNPCKPPPASVSRPQEARMGIHPEEAPVEPDLHQCVTLGCFEDGRPCYTASWDGIPHQVPTLPPDVIQRGLFPACFPSRISSPLHFQTKSVLDLPHRGCTAGPGASPWTEVAMHLAEELKPGHY